The genomic region CAACCTGCGCGCCTTGGGTCTGCTGGAGCCCCTGGCCCGCAACGTGCTGGAGCGCGGCAAGCCCGTGCTGGGCATCTGCCTGGGGATGCAGCTGCTGGCCGAGGAGTCCGAAGAGGGCGTGGAGGACGGCGCGGAGGGCGGCGGTAGTCTGCACAAAGGCCTGGGCTGGATCCCCGGCCGGGTGCGGCGCATCGCCTCCGGGCCAGGAGTGGCTGCAACCCACGTGGGCTGGAACACGCTTTCCGTGCTGCGCCAGGACCCCCTGTTCGCCGGGCTGGAGTCGCCCTGCGTGTATTTCGACCACGGCTACGCCCTGGACTGCGACGCCAGCGTGGTCAGCGCGGTGTGCTCCCACGGGGAGGCTGTGGTGGCGGCGGTGCAGCGCGACAACATCTTCGGCGTGCAGTTCCACCCGGAAAAAAGCCAGGCCCACGGCCTCAAAATCCTGCGTCGGCTCTTCGCCAGCCTGGGCTTTGAAAAGGAGGCCGCGCCGTGCTGAAGAAGCGCGTCATCGCCTGCCTGCTGTTGACCGGAGACGGCGGCGGCCTGGTGGTGCAGAGCCTGGGCTTCCACAGGCGACTGCCCGTGGGACGGCCGGAAATCGCGGCCGAGTTCCTCGATTCCTGGGGCGTGGACGAGATCATTCTGCTCAAGATCGACGCGCGCGGCCCAGGCGACACCGCCGACCCGGAGCTGGTGCGCCGCGTGGCCGGACGCTGCTTCGCCCCGCTCACCGTGGGCGGGGGCATCCGCAGCGTGGAGGACGCCGCCAGGCTGGTGCGCGCCGGGGCGGACAAGATCGTGGTCAACGCCGGGGCCCTGGAGTCCCCCGCGCTGGTGGGGGACATCGCCCGCGTGTACGGCAGCCAGTGCGTGGTAGGGGCCATGGACGTGCGCCGCCTGGACGGGGACCGCCTGCGCGTGTTCACCGGCGGGGCGAAGATTCCCGCGCATCTCGCCCCGGAAGCGTGGGCGACGCGGCTGGAGGCCCTGGGTGCGGGGGAGATTCTCGTCCAGGCGGCGGACCGCGACGGCCAGGGCCAAGGCTACGACCTGGACCTGACGCGCCGGGTGGCGCAGGCCGTGTCCGTGCCGGTCATCGCCCTGGGCGGGGCCGGGCGCCCGGAGCACCTGCGCGCCGTGCTGACCGAAACCGGGGCCGCGGCCGCGGCGGTCGGCAACATGCTGCATTACACGGAGCACAGCGTGGCCGTGTGCAAGGCCTCCCTGCGCGCCCACGGCGTGGATGTGCGCCTGTCCCCCAGCGACGAGCACGGCGCGGCCGGGTTCGACGCCGACGGCCGCATGGTCAAAAGGCCGGACGAGGCGCTTTCGGCCATGCGCTTCGAGCACCACCCCAAAGAAGTCATATGAGATACTGCACCCGTTGCCTGTACCCGGAAAACCATCCGCTGCACCTGACCTTCGACGACCAGGGGGTCTGCTCCGGCTGCCGCGTGCACGAGGAGAAGGACACGCTCGACTGGTCCGCCCGGCGCGACAGGCTGGAGCGGCTGCTTTCCTCCTACCGCAACACCTCCGGGGCCAACTACGACTGCATCGTGCCGGTAAGCGGCGGGCGCGACTCCTACTTCGTCGTCCACACGGTCAAGAACGTGTTCGGCCTGCGGCCGCTTTTGGTGCACTACAACACGCAGTACAACACCGATCTCGGCATCCGCAACCTGGCGTTCCTGCGTATGCGCTTCAATTGCGATCTCATCGGCATGACCCTCTCGCCCGAGCTGCTCAAAACCGTCACGCGGGAGACCCTGCGCCTCATGGCCAGCATGTACTGGCACTGCATCGCCGGGCAGACCGTGTTTCCGGTGCAGGCGGCGGTGCGCTTCAAAATTCCGCTCATCGTCTGGGGCGCGCACCAGGGGCTGGACCAGGTGGGCATGTTCTCGCACCTGGACGAGGTGGAGATGACCCGCAAGTACCGCAAGGAGCACGACCTCATGGGCTTCGAGGCCGAGGACCTGGCCGCGGCCTCCAGCGTGCTCTCCGGGCGCGACGTGCTGCCCTTCGCCTACCCCCACGACCGCGAGCTGGAGAAGGTCGGCGTGCGCGGCATCTACCTGGGCAACTACCTGCGCTGGGATTCCAAGGCCCAGCACGAGGCCATGATCGCCGCCCACGGCTATGAGCCCGGCAGCCAGGAGCGCACCTTCGACACATACAACCACATGGACTGCCATCACTATTCCGGAACCCACGACTGGATCAAGTTCCTGAAATACGGCTATGGCAAGGCCCTGGACCACGCCTGCCGCGAGATCCGCCTGAAGCGCCTGACCCGCGCCCAGGGGCTGGAGCTTGTCCTGCGCCACGGCGGGGACCGGGAGCCCCGCGACCTGCCGCTGTTCCTGCGCTGGCTGGGCATGGAGCGCGAAGCGTTCCTGCGCCTGGTGGACGCCCGGCGCGACCCGGCCATATGGAAACGCGGCGCGCACGGCTCCTGGGAACTGCTGGACGCCCCGGAGCGCCACCCGGAGGAGGCCGCGCACAGGGCCGCAGCCCTGCCCCTGGCCGAGGGCTGCGAGTTCCGCCCCGGCCCGGAGCGCGCGCCCAACGCGCACCTCATCTACGGCCGGGGCTACAGCGACGAGCCCGGCGCGCGGCGTTTGGAGCCGGAGCCATGACGCGCGCCGACGGCCAAATCCTGGTGCTGGCGCACGATGCGGGCGGCGCGGAGCTTCTGGCCGCCCTGCTGAAGGCGGAGGGCGGCGGGTTGGACTGGGCCGCGCTGACCCTGACAGGCGCCCCGGCCGAGGCCATTTTCCGCCGTGCCGGGCTGCCTGTGCTGGCCCTGCCCGATGCTGGCCAATGCGCGGCCCAATGCGCGGCCCGGCTGCGCTCGGCCCCCTGGGCCGCCGCCCTGTACAACCCCGGCTGGGGCGAATTTCCGCAAGGCCTTGTGCGGCGCGAGCTGCTGGGCCGGATTCCCTGCGCGGCCGTGCTGGACAGCTGGAGCGACTACCGCGAGCGCTTCGGCCATCCGGAGAAAGACTGGGAACGCGGCCTGCCCGACGCCATAGCCCTGTGCGACCCGCGCGCCCTGGCCTTGGCCGGGGAGCTGGGCCTGCCCCGGCTGGCGCGCCTGCGCAACCGCCACCTGGAGGCCCTGCTGGAACGCATCGCCGCCCGCGGGCGGCATTGCTCCGCCATGACGGAAGGCGACCTGCTGTTCCTCTCCCAGACCACCGCCGACCCCGGCATGAACGCCGACGGCAACGGCCGCTTCGTCTACGCCGGGGCGCACGAGGGCCGCGTGCTGGCGGACCTGCTTTCCCACGGCCCGGAACTGCTGCGGCGCTTCGGGGCCGCGCGCCTGCGCATCCGCCTGCACCCTTCGGAAACCGCCTGCCGACACCTGGACCTGCTGGGCCGTAGCGGGCTGCCCTTCGCCGTGGAGCAGGCCCGGCAGGCCGACCTGGTGGACAGCATCCTCGCGGCCCGGGCGGTCATCGGCATCAACACCATGGCCCTGTACACGGCCTGGCTCTGCGGCAGGCCAACGGCCTCCCTGCTGCCGGAGGCGGCGCTGGGCCGCGTGCTGCCCCTGCCGCCGGAGCTGCTGTTCGCCAACGCGGCGGAGCTCCTCGCCGCAGACCTTGCCGCCATGCGGCCCTCCGCGCCGGACACCTTCGCCGACGCGGGCCTGAACGACCTGCTCAACCTGCTCCGCGCCGGGGCACCAGGGAGGACCCCAGAATGAAGATCTGCGGAATCATCGAGGCCCGCATGGGCTCGTCGCGCCTGCCGGGCAAGGTGCTGCTGCCCCTTGGAGGCAAACCCGCCCTGGAACGCCTCCTCGAGCGCGTTGCACGCTCCAAATGGCTGAATGAAGTCGTGGTGGCCACCACCGCGAACGAGGGCGACCAGCCCATCGCGGAGCTGTGCGCCCGGCTGGGCGTGCGCGTCTTCCGGGGCTCGGAGGACGACGTGCTCTCCCGCGTGCTGGGCGCGGCCGAGGCCGCCGAAGCCGACCTCATCTGCCAGCTCATGGGCGACTCGCCCCTGAACGACCCGGTGCTCATCGACCTGGCCGTGGCCGCCCACCTGGCGGGGGACTACGACTTCACCGCCAACTACCTGCCGGAAAACGTCCTGCCCATGGGCTTCGCCGCCGGGGTATTCTCCACCGCGCTGCTGCGCCGGGTGGCGGCCATGACCCAGGATCCCGTGGACCGCTCCCATGTCACCTGCTTCATCTACCACAACCCCAGGTTGTTCCGGTTGCAGGGCGTGGCCGCAAACGCCCAGCTTGCGGGGCCGGACGTTCGCCTGTGCGTGGACACGCGCGAGGACTACGAGGTGGTCCGCCGCGTGTTCGAGGCCGTGCACCGCGAGGGCCAGTGCCCCCGCGCCTGGGAATTCCTGGGCTACCTGCGCGAGCATCCGGAACTCGCGGCCATCAACGCC from Humidesulfovibrio mexicanus harbors:
- the hisH gene encoding imidazole glycerol phosphate synthase subunit HisH, producing MKRILVVDYGVGNLQSVSNALRFLGYRHAVSAQAAALDAADAYILPGVGAFAQGMGNLRALGLLEPLARNVLERGKPVLGICLGMQLLAEESEEGVEDGAEGGGSLHKGLGWIPGRVRRIASGPGVAATHVGWNTLSVLRQDPLFAGLESPCVYFDHGYALDCDASVVSAVCSHGEAVVAAVQRDNIFGVQFHPEKSQAHGLKILRRLFASLGFEKEAAPC
- the hisF gene encoding imidazole glycerol phosphate synthase subunit HisF, translating into MLKKRVIACLLLTGDGGGLVVQSLGFHRRLPVGRPEIAAEFLDSWGVDEIILLKIDARGPGDTADPELVRRVAGRCFAPLTVGGGIRSVEDAARLVRAGADKIVVNAGALESPALVGDIARVYGSQCVVGAMDVRRLDGDRLRVFTGGAKIPAHLAPEAWATRLEALGAGEILVQAADRDGQGQGYDLDLTRRVAQAVSVPVIALGGAGRPEHLRAVLTETGAAAAAVGNMLHYTEHSVAVCKASLRAHGVDVRLSPSDEHGAAGFDADGRMVKRPDEALSAMRFEHHPKEVI
- a CDS encoding N-acetyl sugar amidotransferase, with the translated sequence MRYCTRCLYPENHPLHLTFDDQGVCSGCRVHEEKDTLDWSARRDRLERLLSSYRNTSGANYDCIVPVSGGRDSYFVVHTVKNVFGLRPLLVHYNTQYNTDLGIRNLAFLRMRFNCDLIGMTLSPELLKTVTRETLRLMASMYWHCIAGQTVFPVQAAVRFKIPLIVWGAHQGLDQVGMFSHLDEVEMTRKYRKEHDLMGFEAEDLAAASSVLSGRDVLPFAYPHDRELEKVGVRGIYLGNYLRWDSKAQHEAMIAAHGYEPGSQERTFDTYNHMDCHHYSGTHDWIKFLKYGYGKALDHACREIRLKRLTRAQGLELVLRHGGDREPRDLPLFLRWLGMEREAFLRLVDARRDPAIWKRGAHGSWELLDAPERHPEEAAHRAAALPLAEGCEFRPGPERAPNAHLIYGRGYSDEPGARRLEPEP
- a CDS encoding cytidylyltransferase domain-containing protein gives rise to the protein MKICGIIEARMGSSRLPGKVLLPLGGKPALERLLERVARSKWLNEVVVATTANEGDQPIAELCARLGVRVFRGSEDDVLSRVLGAAEAAEADLICQLMGDSPLNDPVLIDLAVAAHLAGDYDFTANYLPENVLPMGFAAGVFSTALLRRVAAMTQDPVDRSHVTCFIYHNPRLFRLQGVAANAQLAGPDVRLCVDTREDYEVVRRVFEAVHREGQCPRAWEFLGYLREHPELAAINAHVRQKHVDEG